From Enterococcus wangshanyuanii, the proteins below share one genomic window:
- a CDS encoding DUF5067 domain-containing protein, with amino-acid sequence MKKILGFGILTLCGLTLVACSGNDDTTKKSSADSSTSQKKEASTYFKDDTLKIDMATVKILSTEVLPADSTLYREKPQLALTYEVTNDSKEPLSASTVWIACMELTQEGENTINRLNVGMTPQDERFAEYTEHQSDDIKPGGTVKAIISYDLDDTETPVMLKATQGMAGKELGEKKIELK; translated from the coding sequence GTGAAAAAAATTTTAGGTTTCGGCATATTGACTTTATGCGGCTTGACTTTAGTTGCATGTAGCGGCAACGATGACACAACAAAAAAAAGCAGTGCAGATTCTTCTACATCCCAAAAAAAAGAAGCAAGCACATATTTTAAGGATGACACGTTAAAAATTGATATGGCTACAGTCAAAATCCTTTCTACTGAGGTGTTACCTGCTGATTCAACACTTTATAGAGAAAAACCACAATTAGCGCTGACTTATGAAGTAACAAATGACAGTAAAGAGCCACTTTCTGCTTCTACTGTTTGGATAGCTTGTATGGAATTGACACAAGAAGGCGAAAATACGATCAATCGACTGAATGTTGGTATGACTCCACAAGATGAACGGTTTGCAGAATATACAGAACATCAATCAGATGATATCAAGCCCGGCGGTACAGTCAAAGCAATTATTTCTTATGATTTAGATGATACTGAAACACCTGTTATGTTAAAAGCAACGCAGGGAATGGCAGGAAAAGAGCTTGGCGAGAAGAAAATCGAATTGAAGTAA
- the tadA gene encoding tRNA adenosine(34) deaminase TadA, translating to MNEKTSRLTTEVKEQFMLEAIKEAKKAEMLNEVPIGAVVVIDGEIVGRGHNLREESLDATAHAEMFAIKEACKNIQNWRLERAQLFVTLEPCPMCSGAMLLSRVEEVYYGAKDPKGGTAGTLMNLLDDDRFNHVAYVESGILEEECGMLLTNFFRKLREKKKLLKKQKKD from the coding sequence TTGAATGAAAAGACAAGTCGTTTAACAACAGAAGTAAAAGAACAATTTATGCTTGAAGCCATCAAGGAAGCAAAGAAAGCAGAAATGCTCAATGAAGTACCAATCGGTGCTGTTGTTGTGATCGATGGTGAAATTGTTGGGCGAGGACATAATCTTCGAGAAGAGAGTTTAGATGCAACCGCTCATGCAGAAATGTTTGCAATCAAAGAAGCATGTAAGAATATCCAGAACTGGCGCTTGGAGCGTGCGCAGCTTTTTGTTACATTAGAACCGTGTCCAATGTGCAGCGGTGCAATGCTTCTTTCACGCGTGGAAGAAGTCTATTATGGCGCTAAAGATCCAAAGGGCGGGACTGCTGGGACATTGATGAATCTATTGGACGATGATCGTTTCAATCATGTTGCTTACGTAGAGTCCGGCATTTTAGAAGAAGAATGTGGCATGTTATTGACTAATTTTTTTCGTAAATTACGTGAGAAAAAGAAACTTTTAAAAAAACAAAAGAAAGACTAG
- a CDS encoding helix-turn-helix domain-containing protein, whose product MTIEELINLYPEGKLQKEKANDNMFSLPINGNYFVISKDILSEKEFYLLQKLFLPSTFAIDLQKHPWFDYLFNQADVEVDGSFRIIQFQLKKPKAFLQKEWEQSMKEIFPAFVDFFFTDESNGLLIEQYTKKHYQLTDIQSIFLTLDADFDSSTKAFVGNFYPADDHLPALFHEEQQIFLEEFNNLKAQSVFSLSDVAIHHYTKQSMKDSRIIQAYSKQLVFSSEFKQIILSLWHHQGNISSTAKDLYMHRNTLHYRIEKFYEQSGLSLKKMDDLVFCYLLITK is encoded by the coding sequence ATGACAATCGAGGAATTAATAAATTTATACCCTGAAGGAAAGCTTCAAAAAGAAAAAGCAAACGACAACATGTTTTCATTGCCGATCAATGGCAACTATTTTGTCATTTCTAAAGACATATTAAGTGAAAAAGAGTTCTATTTACTACAAAAATTATTTTTACCAAGCACTTTTGCTATAGACTTACAAAAGCATCCTTGGTTTGACTATCTGTTTAATCAGGCGGATGTTGAAGTCGACGGATCCTTTCGAATCATACAATTTCAGCTCAAAAAGCCGAAAGCTTTTTTACAGAAAGAATGGGAGCAAAGCATGAAAGAAATTTTTCCAGCTTTTGTAGATTTCTTTTTCACTGATGAAAGTAACGGACTTTTGATTGAGCAATACACAAAAAAGCATTATCAGTTGACTGATATTCAAAGTATTTTCTTAACTCTTGACGCTGATTTTGACTCTTCTACCAAAGCATTTGTAGGAAACTTTTATCCAGCTGACGATCATCTACCTGCCTTATTTCATGAAGAACAGCAAATTTTCTTAGAGGAATTCAATAATTTGAAAGCACAATCCGTTTTTTCTTTAAGTGATGTAGCTATACACCATTATACTAAACAGAGTATGAAAGACAGCCGAATAATCCAAGCCTATTCAAAACAGCTTGTTTTTAGTTCTGAATTCAAACAAATCATTTTATCTCTTTGGCACCATCAGGGAAACATTAGCTCTACCGCTAAAGATTTATATATGCATCGGAATACGTTACACTATCGTATCGAAAAATTTTATGAGCAAAGTGGTCTATCCTTAAAAAAAATGGATGATCTTGTCTTTTGTTATTTACTTATTACAAAATAA
- a CDS encoding zinc metallopeptidase: MVPFYAIFDPTYILVIVGLLISMAASAYVNSTFRKYDKIQSRNNITGTKAAQYILQEEHINDVGVQQISGNLTDNYNSGNKMLSLSEATAQSMSVAAIGVAAHECGHAVQDHTGYSPLKIRAAIVPVANIGSSLSFPIILIGVLFSWNQTLINIGILAFSLALLFQLVTLPVEFNASRRALKILSDGNILTEEEVPMARKVLFAAALTYVAAALATFLQLLRLIILFGGNNRRN, from the coding sequence ATGGTACCATTTTATGCAATTTTTGATCCGACATATATTTTGGTCATCGTAGGCCTTTTGATTTCAATGGCTGCGTCCGCATATGTAAATAGCACATTTCGAAAATACGACAAAATTCAGAGTCGAAATAATATTACAGGAACCAAAGCGGCTCAATATATTTTACAAGAAGAACATATCAACGATGTCGGGGTCCAACAGATCTCAGGAAATTTGACTGATAACTATAACTCAGGCAATAAAATGCTTAGCTTATCAGAAGCGACCGCCCAATCGATGTCTGTTGCGGCAATTGGTGTTGCTGCACATGAATGCGGTCATGCGGTTCAAGATCATACAGGCTATAGTCCTTTAAAAATTCGTGCGGCAATCGTTCCAGTAGCGAATATTGGCTCATCGTTGTCATTTCCGATCATATTGATCGGTGTGCTGTTTAGCTGGAATCAAACGTTGATCAATATTGGTATACTGGCGTTCTCTTTGGCATTGCTTTTTCAATTAGTAACGCTTCCAGTGGAATTCAACGCTTCAAGGCGTGCACTAAAAATTTTATCTGACGGCAATATTCTAACAGAAGAAGAAGTTCCAATGGCTAGAAAGGTTTTGTTTGCAGCAGCTTTAACATACGTAGCAGCAGCACTAGCAACATTTTTACAATTACTTCGCCTGATCATTTTATTCGGTGGAAACAATCGGCGAAATTGA
- a CDS encoding YxeA family protein, with the protein MKKLLLFILPFLLLTSAAWFGYNYYYGGKAYYTQVGAPTEIKDGKFSTGEKYTQYDYTQDAYDKNGEKSVQKMSEIRDNPLRINAYLKLKVNARKGVISWEEVKENEVPPKALAHMSE; encoded by the coding sequence ATGAAAAAACTATTACTTTTTATCCTACCATTCTTATTACTAACAAGTGCTGCTTGGTTTGGATATAATTACTATTATGGCGGAAAAGCTTATTATACTCAGGTTGGAGCGCCGACAGAAATAAAAGACGGAAAGTTCTCAACTGGCGAAAAATATACTCAATATGATTATACGCAAGATGCCTATGATAAAAATGGTGAAAAAAGCGTGCAAAAGATGAGTGAGATCAGAGATAACCCCCTACGTATCAACGCTTATCTAAAATTAAAAGTCAATGCCAGAAAAGGCGTGATCAGCTGGGAAGAAGTCAAAGAAAACGAAGTTCCCCCAAAAGCTTTAGCTCATATGAGCGAATAA
- a CDS encoding nucleoid-associated protein: MDIYLKSAILHIIDRETGTPVFSQKELDLTTEYIRVYLTSKITKLSTAQTKTGTLAQESMFVEKMRGIPNDFIQKSQDLAQHWYDVYSGSEDAPSADVLFVLYELDTVMHLAMIKLNYKESYTHYVDYEEDAVYNKLIINRAILPSKSQKPDEGMTVNLDSLAYELLEKRYEFSGEKAWYFSEKVIESEPAPSIEENMKEIKKAVKRIGKKFNEDEFELIASVKEAVYESIEETGTIDNEQVAELVFKENISARMAYQEEVNESKFVDKTPPVREAREISEKKFGKQKLKMSNGIELIVPIDVYRNGDLIEFVNNPDGTVSIVLKNIEKISNQL, from the coding sequence ATGGATATTTATTTAAAAAGTGCGATCCTGCATATTATCGATCGTGAGACAGGAACGCCAGTTTTTTCACAAAAAGAATTGGATTTAACGACGGAATATATTCGGGTTTATTTAACGAGTAAGATCACAAAACTTTCCACAGCACAAACAAAAACAGGGACTTTAGCACAAGAGAGTATGTTTGTTGAAAAGATGCGCGGGATACCCAATGATTTTATTCAAAAGAGTCAGGATCTGGCCCAGCATTGGTACGATGTTTATTCGGGCAGTGAAGATGCACCAAGTGCGGATGTATTATTTGTGTTATATGAGTTGGATACAGTCATGCATCTGGCTATGATCAAATTGAATTATAAAGAGAGCTACACACATTATGTAGATTATGAAGAGGATGCTGTTTATAATAAATTGATCATCAATCGGGCGATCTTACCTTCAAAATCGCAAAAACCAGATGAGGGTATGACCGTTAATCTTGACTCACTGGCCTACGAACTGCTTGAAAAACGCTATGAATTTTCAGGTGAAAAAGCTTGGTATTTCTCTGAAAAGGTTATTGAATCAGAACCTGCTCCTTCTATAGAAGAAAATATGAAGGAAATCAAAAAAGCAGTGAAGCGAATTGGTAAAAAATTCAATGAAGACGAGTTTGAATTGATTGCTTCTGTGAAAGAAGCTGTTTATGAAAGTATCGAAGAGACTGGCACGATCGATAATGAACAAGTCGCAGAGTTAGTCTTTAAAGAAAATATTTCAGCTCGCATGGCTTATCAAGAAGAAGTCAATGAATCAAAATTTGTTGACAAAACACCTCCGGTAAGAGAAGCTAGAGAAATTTCCGAGAAGAAATTCGGGAAGCAAAAACTAAAAATGAGTAACGGCATCGAATTGATCGTCCCAATCGATGTGTATCGTAATGGAGACTTGATCGAATTTGTAAATAACCCTGACGGGACTGTGTCTATTGTGTTAAAGAATATTGAAAAAATCAGTAATCAATTGTAA